A window of Saccharomyces paradoxus chromosome XI, complete sequence contains these coding sequences:
- the APE2 gene encoding metallo-aminopeptidase (Aminopeptidase yscII~similar to YKL157W): protein MLIVQRLLLKSAARGSSLVGKVHPCLRSIALHSRHLSNVCSLQADVSRSLRINKAWKQSKLATPNHLNIISRRPLFTKTSHACAKCQKTSQLLKTTKMTSNTPKREILPDNVVPLHYDLTVEPDFKTFKFEGSVKIELKINNPAIDTVKLNTVDIDIHSAKIGDIKASEITTAEEEQQVITFVFPKGTLSSFKGNAVLDIKFTGILNDNMAGFYRAKYEDKLTGETKYMATTQMEPTDARRAFPCFDEPNLKASFAITLVSDPSLTHLSNMDVKNEYVKDGKKFTLFNTTPKMSTYLVAFIVAELKYVESKNFRIPVRVYATPGNENHGQFAADLTAKTLAFFEKTFGIQYPLPKMDNVAVHEFSAGAMENWGLVTYRVVDLLLDKENSTLDRIQRVAEVVQHELAHQWFGNLVTMDWWEGLWLNEGFATWMSWYSCNEFQPEWKVWEQYVTDTLQHALGLDSLRSSHPIEVPVKKADEINQIFDAISYSKGASLLRMISKWLGEETFIKGVSQYLNKFKYGNAKTEDLWDALADASGKDVRSVMNIWTKKVGFPVISVSEDGNGKITFRQNRYLSTADVKADEDKTIYPVFLALKTKDGVDSSVVLTERSKTIELEDHTFFKVNSEQSGIYITSYSDERWAKLGQQANLLSVEDRVGLVADVKTLSASGYTSTTNFLNLVSKWNNEKSFVVWEQIINSISSLKSTWLFEPKETQDALANFTKQLISGMTHHLGWEFKSSDSFSTQRLKVTMFGAACAARDAHVEKAALKMFTDYCSGNKEAIPALIKPIVFNAAARVGGTENYEKVYKIYLDPISNDEKLAALRSLGRFKEPELLERTLGYLFDGTVLNQDIYIPMQGMRAHQEGVEALWSWVQKNWDELVKRLPPGLSMLGSVVTLGTSGFTSVQKIDEIKKFFARKSTKGFDQSLAQSLDTITSKAQWVNRDRDVVSKYLKENGYF from the exons ATGCTAATTGTTCAGCGgttattattgaaaagcGCAGCTAGGGGTTCTTCCCTAGTAGGCAAGGTACATCCTTGTTTAAGGTCTATCGCTCTACACTCTAGACATTTATCTAATGTATGCTCGTTACAAGCAGATGTCAGTAGATCACTGCGGATCAATAAAGCATGGAAACAGAGTAAATTGGCAACCCCAAATCACTTAAATATCATCAGTAGACGCCCTCTGTTCACAAAAACCAGTCACGCCTGTGCGAAGTGCCAGAAAACGTCACAATTACTAAA AACAACTAAAATGACCAGTAACACTCCAAAACGTGAAATTCTTCCTGATAATGTCGTTCCTTTACACTATGATTTAACTGTGGAACCTGATTTCAAAACGTTCAAATTTGAAGGCTCAGTTAAAATCGAGCTGAAAATCAACAATCCTGCAATTGACACAGTAAAATTGAACACCGTCGATATCGACATTCACTCTGCGAAAATTGGTGATATCAAAGCTTCTGAGATTACCACCGCTGAAGAGGAGCAACAAGTCATCACATTTGTGTTTCCTAAAGGGACCCTGTCTTCTTTCAAGGGTAATGCAGTTTTGGATATAAAGTTTACCGGTATTTTAAATGATAATATGGCTGGCTTTTATAGAGCAAAATATGAAGACAAATTAACTGGCGAAACAAAGTATATGGCTACTACTCAAATGGAACCTACGGATGCCAGAAGAGCCTTTCCATGTTTTGATGAGCCTAATTTGAAAGCCTCCTTTGCTATTACTTTAGTTTCGGACCCATCCTTGACTCACCTATCCAACATGGATGTCAAGAACGAATACGTAAAggatggaaaaaaattcacttTGTTTAATACAACTCCTAAAATGTCAACATATCTTGTTGCTTTCATTGTTGCTGAATTGAAATACGTTGAATCCAAGAACTTTCGTATTCCCGTCAGAGTTTACGCTACCCCAGGTAATGAAAATCATGGTCAGTTTGCCGCTGATTTGACTGCCAAGACTTTggcattttttgaaaagactTTTGGCATTCAATATCCTCTGCCCAAAATGGACAATGTTGCCGTTCATGAATTTTCTGCAGGGGCTATGGAAAATTGGGGGTTAGTCACATATAGAGTGGTTGACCTACTACtagacaaagaaaattctacATTAGATCGTATTCAAAGAGTCGCTGAAGTGGTTCAACATGAATTAGCTCACCAGTGGTTTGGTAACCTAGTTACCATGGACTGGTGGGAAGGCCTATGGCTAAATGAAGGGTTTGCGACTTGGATGTCATGGTATTCATGTAACGAATTTCAACCAGAATGGAAAGTTTGGGAACAGTATGTTACCGATACCTTACAACATGCCCTAGGCCTTGACTCTTTGAGGTCCTCTCATCCGATCGAAGTTCCTGTAAAAAAAGCTGATGAAATTAATCAAATCTTTGATGCTATTTCTTACTCGAAAGGTGCTTCTTTACTAAGAATGATTTCGAAATGGTTAGGTGAAGAAACTTTTATTAAAGGTGTGTCCCAATACCTGAATAAGTTTAAATACGGTAACGCGAAGACTGAAGACCTATGGGATGCTTTAGCAGACGCATCCGGTAAGGACGTTCGCTCTGTGATGAATATCTGGACTAAAAAAGTTGGTTTCCCAGTTATCTCAGTTAGCGAAGACGGTAACGGTAAAATAACATTCCGCCAAAATCGTTACTTGAGCACGGCTGATGTCAAAGCCGACGAAGATAAAACCATCTATCCTGTATTTTTGGCCTTGAAAACTAAAGATGGAGTTGACAGCTCCGTTGTGTTGACTGAAAGAAGCAAAACTATTGAACTAGAAGACCatacatttttcaaagttaaCAGCGAGCAATCTGGAATTTACATAACATCCTACAGCGATGAAAGATGGGCAAAACTGGGTCAACAAGCCAACTTGTTGTCTGTTGAGGATCGTGTCGGTCTGGTTGCTGATGTCAAAACATTATCTGCCTCTGGCTATACCTCGACTACTAATTTCCTAAATTTGGTTTCCAAATGGAACAATGAAAAGTCGTTTGTCGTCTGGGAGCAAATAATCAATAGCATATCTTCATTGAAATCTACTTGGTTGTTTGAACCAAAGGAGACCCAGGATGCGCTTGCTAATTTCACGAAACAATTAATAAGCGGCATGACGCACCACTTGGGTTGGGAATTCAAATCCTCTGATTCGTTCTCCACTCAACGTTTGAAAGTGACCATGTTCGGTGCTGCTTGCGCCGCAAGAGATGCACACGTTGAGAAAGCTGCTCTAAAAATGTTTACTGATTATTGCAGTGGTAATAAGGAAGCCATTCCAGCGTTGATTAAACCAATCGTATTTAACGCTGCAGCAAGAGTTGGTGGTACAGAAAACTACGAAAAAGTTTATAAAATCTACTTAGATCCCATCTCTAACGATGAAAAGTTGGCCGCACTAAGATCTTTGGGTAGGTTTAAAGAACCTGAATTATTGGAAAGAACCTTAGGTTATTTGTTCGATGGTACTGTCTTGAATcaagatatatatatccCAATGCAAGGAATGAGGGCTCATCAAGAAGGTGTCGAGGCTTTGTGGAGTTGGGTGCAAAAGAATTGGGATGAACTTGTGAAGAGACTGCCTCCCGGTCTTTCAATGCTAGGTTCTGTTGTCACATTAGGTACTTCCGGTTTTACATCCGTGCAAAAAATAGATGAGATTAAGAAGTTCTTCGCCAGAAAATCTACAAAAGGTTTCGATCAAAGTTTGGCTCAATCACTGGACACCATTACTTCGAAAGCGCAGTGGGTTAACAGAGACCGTGACGTGGTAAGCAAGTACTTGAAGGAAAATGGTTACTTTTAA
- the RPS27A gene encoding 40S ribosomal protein eS27 (Protein component of the small (40S) ribosomal subunit~similar to YKL156W), which produces MVLVQDLLHPTAASEARKHKLKTLVQGPRSYFLDVKCPGCLNITTVFSHAQTAVTCESCSTVLCTPTGGKAKLSEGTSFRRK; this is translated from the exons ATG GTTTTAGTTCAAGATTTATTGCACCCAACTGCAGCCTCTGAGGCAAGAAAGCACAAATTAAAGACCTTGGTCCAAGGTCCAAGATCTTACTTCCTGGACGTTAAATGTCCAGGCTGTTTGAATATCACTACAGTTTTCTCACACGCCCAAACTGCGGTCACCTGTGAATCCTGCTCAACAGTCTTGTGCACCCCAACTGGTGGTAAGGCAAAGCTTTCTGAAGGTACATCTTTCAGAAGAAAGTAA
- the PIR3 gene encoding beta-1,3-glucan linked protein (O-glycosylated covalently-bound cell wall protein~similar to YKL163W), whose amino-acid sequence MQYKKSLVASALAASSLAAYAPKDPWSTLTPSATYKGGITDYSSTFGIAIEAVATSASSVASSKAKRAASQIGDGQVQAATTTAAVSKKSTAAAVSQITDGQVQAAKSTAAAVSQITDGQVQAAKSTAAAVSQITDGQVQAAKSTAAAVSQITDGQVQAAKSTAAAVSQITDGQVQAAKSTAAAVSQITDGQVQAAKSTAAAVSQITDGQVQAAKSTAAAVSQITDGQVQAAKSTAAAVSQITDGQVQAAKSTAAAVSQITDGQVQAAKSTAAAVSQITDGQVQAAKSTAAAASQISDGQVQATTSTKAAASQITDGQIQASKTTNGASQVSDGQVQATGEVKDANDPVDVVSCNNNSTLSMSLSKGILTDRKGRIGSIVANGQFQFDGPPPQAGAIYAAGWSITPEGNLALGDQDTFYQCLSGDFYNLYNKHIGSQCHEVYLQAIDLIDC is encoded by the coding sequence atgcaatataaaaaatcaTTAGTCGCCTCCGCTTTAGCTGCTAGTTCTTTAGCTGCCTATGCTCCGAAAGACCCATGGTCCACTTTAACTCCATCAGCTACTTATAAGGGTGGTATAACTGATTATTCTTCTACTTTCGGTATTGCTATTGAAGCTGTGGCTACCAGTGCCTCCTCCGTCGCCTCATCTAAAGCAAAGAGAGCTGCCTCCCAGATAGGCGATGGTCAAGTACAGGCTGCCACTACTACGGCTGCAGTTTCTAAGAAATCCACTGCTGCTGCCGTATCTCAAATAACTGACGGTCAGGTTCAAGCTGCCAAGTCCACCGCTGCTGCCGTTTCTCAAATAACTGACGGTCAGGTTCAAGCTGCTAAGTCaactgctgctgctgtttctcaaataaCTGATGGTCAGGTTCAAGCTGCTAAGTCaactgctgctgctgtttctcaaataaCTGATGGTCAGGTTCAAGCTGCCAAGTCCACCGCTGCTGCCGTTTCTCAAATAACTGACGGTCAGGTTCAAGCTGCCAAGTCaactgctgctgctgtttctcaaataaCTGATGGTCAGGTTCAAGCTGCTAAGTCaactgctgctgctgtttctcaaataaCTGATGGTCAGGTTCAAGCTGCCAAGTCCACCGCTGCTGCCGTTTCTCAAATAACTGACGGTCAGGTTCAAGCTGCTAAGTCaactgctgctgctgtttctcaaataaCTGATGGTCAGGTTCAAGCTGCCAAGTCCACCGCTGCTGCCGTTTCTCAAATAACTGACGGTCAGGTTCAAGCTGCCAAGTCCACCGCTGCTGctgtttctcaaataaCTGATGGTCAGGTTCAAGCCGCTAAGTCaactgctgctgctgcctCTCAGATTTCCGATGGTCAAGTCCAGGCCACTACCTCTACTAAAGCTGCTGCCTCTCAGATTACTGATGGTCAGATACAAGCTTCTAAAACTACCAATGGAGCTAGTCAAGTAAGTGATGGCCAAGTTCAGGCCACTGGTGAGGTAAAAGACGCTAATGATCCAGTCGATGTCGTTTCTTgtaataacaatagtaCCTTGTCAATGAGCTTAAGCAAGGGTATCTTAACCGATAGGAAGGGTAGAATTGGTTCTATTGTTGCCAACGGACAGTTCCAATTCGATGGTCCTCCACCACAAGCTGGTGCTATCTATGCTGCTGGTTGGTCCATCACTCCAGAAGGTAACTTGGCCCTTGGTGATCAAGACACCTTTTACCAATGTTTGTCTGGTGACTTCTATAACTTGTACAATAAGCACATTGGTTCGCAATGCCATGAAGTTTATTTGCAAGCTATAGATCTAATTGACTGTTAA
- the KDX1 gene encoding putative protein kinase KDX1 (Protein kinase~similar to YKL161C), producing MASDTERCIFRAFGQDFILNKHFHLTSKIGRGSHGLICSSTYSEASEETTVAIKKIPNVFANKQSCKRTLRELKLLRHLRGHPNIVWLFDTDIVFYPNGALNGVYLYEELMECDLYQILRSGQQLEDSHFQSFIYQILCALKYIHSADVLHCDLKPKNLLVNSDCQLKICNFGLSCSYSENHEENNRFITSRIASMWYRAPEILLSYREYTKAVDIWSTGCILAELLGRKPIFDGKDYVDQLNHILQVLGTPSEETLQEIASQKVHNYILQFGNIPGTSFENILPRANPEALALLKKMLEFDPKLRITVDEALEHPYLSVWHDIDDEPSCEKTFRFEFERIENMVELGNQVIKEVFDFREVVRKHPVSGDFSSSSPSSEDAIPQEVVEVHRSRNVLPSYNPENSDVNQLPSLTTAHSYQNFLKISANSFQGVNEKGDTFERDTRHKSRELVDRVTESNKAEMGSASSSPPGHDTDFNNDTNQSANEDDSVFILDLERELEFSLESKFL from the coding sequence ATGGCGAGTGACACCGAGAGATGTATTTTTCGTGCATTCGGTCAAGATTTTATCTTAAATaaacattttcatttgaCAAGTAAGATTGGTCGCGGTTCACACGGCCTCATATGTTCTTCGACTTATTCAGAGGCGAGTGAGGAGACTACCGTCGctatcaaaaaaataccCAACGTGTTTGCCAATAAACAATCTTGTAAGAGAACTCTTCGTGAATTAAAACTACTAAGACATTTAAGAGGTCATCCAAATATAGTGTGGCTTTTTGATACTGATATAGTTTTCTATCCGAATGGAGCATTAAATGGCGTTTATTTATATGAGGAACTAATGGAATGTGatctttatcaaattttaAGGTCCGGACAACAGTTGGAAGATTCGCACTTTCAAAGCTTCATATATCAGATACTGTGCGCTCTGAAATACATACATTCTGCTGATGTTTTACACTGTGACCTGAAACCAAAGAACTTACTTGTTAATAGTGATTGTCAACTAAAAATTTGCAATTTTGGTCTATCGTGCAGTTATTCAGAAAACCACGAAGAAAATAACCGCTTCATTACGAGTCGTATAGCCTCGATGTGGTATAGAGCACCAGAAATCTTGCTGAGTTATCGAGAGTACACAAAAGCTGTCGATATTTGGTCAACGGGCTGTATCTTGGCGGAACTACTGGGTAGAAAACCTATATTTGACGGAAAAGATTATGTAGATCAATTGAACCATATTCTGCAAGTACTTGGAACTCCATCGGAGGAAACGCTACAGGAAATTGCCTCTCAGAAGGTGCATAATTATATCCTTCAGTTCGGTAATATACCAGGAACATCGTTTGAAAACATATTACCCAGAGCTAATCCAGAAGCGCTTGCActgctaaaaaaaatgctagAATTTGATCCTAAACTACGGATTACTGTAGACGAGGCATTAGAACATCCTTATTTGTCAGTATGGCATGACATAGACGATGAACCCTCATGTGAAAAAACCTTTAGATTCGAATTTGAGCGTATCGAAAATATGGTGGAACTAGGAAACCAAGTCATAAAGGAAGTATTTGATTTCAGGGAAGTTGTTAGGAAACATCCCGTTAGTGGCGATTTCTCATCCTCATCCCCATCCTCAGAGGACGCCATTCCTCAGGAGGTTGTAGAAGTCCATCGCTCAAGGAATGTCTTACCCAGTTATAATCCTGAAAATTCCGATGTAAATCAACTTCCATCACTAACTACAGCTCATTCATACCAAAACTTTCTGAAAATAAGCGCCAACTCATTTCAAGGCGTCAACGAAAAGGGAGACACCTTCGAACGGGATACTCGGCATAAAAGTAGGGAGTTAGTAGACAGAGTTACAGAGTCAAATAAAGCAGAAATGGGCTCAGCTTCATCATCTCCCCCAGGGCACGATACAGATTTCAATAATGACACAAATCAAAGTGCAAATGAGGATGACAGTGTTTTTATCTTAGACCTAGAAAGGGAACTTGAGTTCAGTTTAGAAAGTAAATTTTTATAA
- the ELF1 gene encoding Elf1p (Transcription elongation factor with a conserved zinc finger domain~similar to YKL160W) yields MGKRKKSTRKPTKRLVQKLDTKFNCLFCNHEKSVSCTLDKKNSIGTLSCKICGQSFQTRINSLSQPVDVYSDWFDAVEEVNSGRGSDTDDADEGSDSDYESDSEQDAKTQNGGEIDSDEEEVDSDEERIGQVKRGRGALVDSDDE; encoded by the coding sequence ATGggtaaaagaaagaagtcAACAAGAAAGCCTACCAAGAGACTGGTCCAGAAATTAGATACAAAATTCAATTGTTTGTTTTGTAATCATGAAAAATCAGTGTCATGCACTttggataaaaaaaatagcataGGAACTTTATCATGCAAGATTTGTGGGCAGTCGTTTCAAACGCGTATAAATTCACTATCACAGCCGGTTGATGTATATAGTGATTGGTTCGATGCCGTCGAAGAAGTCAATTCTGGTCGTGGAAGTGACACAGATGATGCTGACGAAGGCTCTGATAGTGATTACGAAAGTGATTCAGAGCAAGACGCTAAAACGCAAAATGGCGGTGAAATCGATTCTGATGAAGAGGAGGTAGATTCTGACGAGGAGAGAATAGGGCAAGTTAAAAGAGGTAGAGGCGCCTTGGTAGATAGTGACGATGAATAA
- a CDS encoding type II protein arginine methyltransferase (similar to YKL162C) yields MMKRFHPLRIQVRLKSDYPLLTFEQLLSTNGIKRGQTARISLRDYIEWQNFPNIMKRENFFTQKKPVSITTKGDPFSFDNILDCDPLFSKCLAKWLLVNYKLNDYPYYDLNIVNIYTDLPQAIQICKNLMSYLKSTLSDNMFQKIKYFMIPLYKCDKVPSRLLDGIPGSVSLVQEYPVSPYLLQKNLHIEDPIQILMLNDVIKYTTHDLVRYSSDDDTWQQCFVGVNENGQKTKSFDSAIDYSCKLALEQMFSDQSHVISDKELYIPTKLIEILTTIKNNIPEHRLFIVDAPQRSNPTIISLLKSLIGTRPTGSSKIVQPYSDSIFSDKQNGRIYFMTDFLQLQNIYNEINSSSSSCEVEEIADFVERWISPSERSTRPLSNGNKPQLEDIKNSSLAVLHST; encoded by the coding sequence atgatgaaaagattCCACCCCCTGAGAATTCAGGTTCGTCTGAAGTCCGATTACCCACTGCTTACTTTCGAACAATTGCTCTCCACAAATGGAATAAAAAGAGGCCAAACTGCGAGAATTTCTTTGAGAGATTACATAGAGTGGCAAAACTTCCCtaatataatgaaaagagaaaacttttttacACAAAAAAAGCCTGTTTCTATAACAACAAAAGGAGATCCCTTTTCATTTGATAACATTCTCGACTGCGACCCACTATTTAGCAAGTGCCTTGCCAAATGGCTACTGGTCAATTACAAATTAAATGACTATCCGTATTACGACCTCAACATTGTGAATATTTACACAGATTTACCTCAAGCGATCCAGATTTGCAAAAACCTAATGTCATACCTAAAGTCGACGTTATCTGATAACATGttccagaaaataaaatatttcatgATACCTTTATACAAGTGTGACAAAGTACCGTCAAGGCTTTTGGACGGAATACCTGGATCGGTCAGTTTGGTACAAGAGTATCCGGTATCCCCATATTTATTACAGAAGAACTTACACATAGAGGACccaattcaaattttgatgCTAAACGATGTTATAAAATACACAACCCACGATTTAGTAAGGTACTCCTCGGATGACGACACTTGGCAACAATGCTTTGTCGGCGTCAATGAAAATGGTCAAAAGACCAAGAGCTTTGATAGTGCTATTGACTATTCATGTAAACTTGCATTAGAACAAATGTTTAGTGATCAATCCCATGTAATTTCTGATAAAGAGCTTTATATTCCCACTAAATTAATTGAGATACTGACGACAATTAAGAATAATATTCCAGAACATAGACTTTTCATTGTAGACGCTCCGCAAAGATCGAACCCAACAATAATATCACTCTTAAAGAGCTTAATAGGCACACGGCCGACAGGGTCCAGCAAGATAGTACAACCATATTCGgattcaattttttcagataAACAAAATGGAAGAATATACTTCATGACGGACTTCTTACAGCTACAGAACATTTATAATGAAATTAACAGTTCTTCTAGTAGCTGCGAAGTCGAAGAAATTGCCGATTTTGTTGAAAGATGGATAAGCCCTAGTGAGAGAAGTACACGCCCGTTGTCGAATGGAAATAAGCCTCAGTTAGAAGACATAAAAAATAGCTCTTTGGCGGTACTACACTCCAcctaa
- the RCN1 gene encoding Rcn1p (Protein involved in calcineurin regulation during calcium signaling~similar to YKL159C): MGKVITDTIIITSDKCDIIDNDNVERIQAWLSKSILMKFQINESEPLQLIILKRFKRILLICPNHVISQHVMDASHASEVEKFNFSYSLQDGHKNSTKQYLKVPESEKMFLISPPASPPPEFDFTKCEDAPQRHVQSHIQREQQQQMEASHLLPNNPDKDNNGTFTLLKSKVGAITIDRCPTNGGDGQMQLADHVKTAFPPKSIFDTDDDDEDDGTMC, translated from the coding sequence ATGGGTAAGGTTATAACAGATACGATAATCATAACCTCGGATAAGTGTGACATTATTGACAACGATAATGTTGAAAGAATCCAGGCTTGGTTATCCAAGAGTATTTTAATGAAGTTTCAAATCAATGAAAGTGAACCACTACAATTaattattttgaaaaggttCAAAAGAATACTGTTGATTTGCCCCAATCATGTCATATCCCAGCATGTTATGGATGCGTCTCATGCTTCAGAGGTGGAAAAGTTCAACTTTAGCTACTCCTTGCAAGACGGACACAAAAATTCAACTAAACAGTACTTAAAAGTACCAGAGagtgaaaaaatgtttctGATATCACCTCCGGCATCACCGCCTCCAGAATTCGATTTCACTAAGTGTGAGGATGCGCCACAGAGGCATGTACAGAGTCATATACAACGGgagcagcagcaacagaTGGAGGCGAGTCATCTGCTGCCTAACAACCCAGACAAAGACAACAATGGTACTTTCACGCTTCTGAAATCAAAGGTGGGCGCAATTACGATTGATAGATGCCCCACAAATGGTGGAGATGGACAGATGCAGTTAGCAGATCACGTTAAAACTGCTTTCCCACCTAAATCCATATTTGATAccgatgacgatgatgaagatgacggGACGATGTGTTGA
- the RSM22 gene encoding tRNA methyltransferase RSM22 (Mitochondrial ribosomal protein of the small subunit~similar to YKL155C), with the protein MMRRCLNILPQNVRFNSKLTSVNLRRLDLADFIGTHNGEMNVPPSYRDEAGSSIPGINSKELRLLPKTLQGRSYHDQLELNPDVSKAINNNIMAIHIPNNLRRVATNYYKEIQESNSLHRPCRTKMEVDAHIASIFLQNYGSIFQSLKELQKRVGPENFKPQRILDVGYGPATGIVALNDVLGPNYRPDVKDAVILGNAEMQERAKIILSRQLNEVVNAEEANESTGEEVEINRQNGIIQEDEVIGEVMTRKINIMTNLRSSIPASKEYDLIILTHQLLHDKNQFPIQVDENIEHYLNMLAPGGHIVIIERGNPMGFEVIARARQVMLRPENFPDEFGKIPRPWLKGVTVRDKKDEQLGNIPTNYFLKVIAPCPHQRKCPLQVGNPNFYTHKEGKDLKFCNFQKSIKRPKFSVELKRGKLLATSWDGSQGNSSRLRGSGRRNGRDYEILNYSYLILERSQKDKNTLKEICKLRGENVNSKYDIGSLGDDTQNTWPRIINDPVKRKGHVMMDLCAPSGELEKWTVSRSFSKQIYHDARKSKKGDLWASGAKTQIKGLGDLNVKKFQKLEKERIKQLKKEERQKARKIMESYNELEDSLQFDDHQFSNFEVMKELSTFHGHHFSQHVNKK; encoded by the coding sequence ATGATGAGAAGATGCCTCAATATCTTACCGCAGAATGTCCGATTTAACTCAAAGCTCACAAGCGTAAATTTACGAAGGTTAGATTTGGCGGATTTTATAGGCACGCACAATGGAGAAATGAATGTTCCTCCGTCGTACAGAGATGAAGCTGGTAGTTCAATTCCAGGGATCAACTCTAAAGAACTCAGATTACTTCCCAAAACTCTCCAGGGTCGGTCATATCATGATCAATTAGAGTTGAATCCTGATGTAAGCAAAGcaatcaataataatattatggCTATACATATTCCGAATAATCTTAGAAGGGTTGCCACAAATTATTACAAAGAGATTCAGGAATCGAACTCATTACACCGCCCCTGTAGGACCAAAATGGAGGTTGATGCTCATATAGCgtccatttttttacaaaattaCGGTTCTATTTTCCAAAGTCTGAaagaattacaaaaaagGGTAGGTCCTGAGAATTTTAAACCTCAGAGGATCCTTGATGTTGGATACGGCCCTGCGACTGGCATAGTTGCCCTAAACGATGTTTTGGGCCCAAATTACAGACCTGATGTAAAAGATGCAGTTATCTTAGGGAACGCGGAAATGCAAGAAAGAGCCAAAATTATTTTGAGCAGGCAACTTAACGAAGTGGTCAACGCTGAAGAAGCAAATGAGTCTACAGGGGAAGAAGTGGAAATAAATAGACAGAACGGGATCattcaagaagatgaagttATTGGAGAAGTAatgacaagaaaaataaacattATGACTAACTTGCGATCTTCTATTCCCGCATCCAAGGAATATGATCTCATTATTTTAACGCACCAACTTCTTCATGACAAGAATCAATTTCCAATTCAGGTAGATGAAAACATAGAGCACTACTTAAACATGCTAGCGCCTGGTGGGcatattgttattattgaaCGAGGAAACCCAATGGGATTCGAGGTTATAGCTAGGGCAAGGCAAGTTATGCTTAGACCTGAAAACTTCCCAGATGAATTCGGAAAAATACCAAGGCCTTGGTTAAAGGGAGTAACAGTAAGAGACAAAAAAGATGAGCAATTAGGGAACATCCCTACTAATTACTTTCTGAAGGTGATTGCACCTTGTCcacatcaaagaaaatgtcCCTTACAAGTTGGAAATCCTAACTTTTACACACATAAAGAAGGCAAAGacttgaaattttgcaattttcaaaaaagcaTCAAGCGACCCAAATTCAGCGTAGAATTAAAGAGGGGTAAACTTCTGGCTACATCGTGGGACGGTTCTCAAGGAAATTCGTCTAGACTAAGGGGGTCAGGAAGGAGAAACGGTCGTGACtatgaaattttgaattattCTTATTTAATTCTTGAGAGATCACAAAAGGACAAAAATACGTTAAAAGAAATCTGTAAATTACGGGGTGAAAATGTCAACAGCAAATATGATATTGGATCGCTGGGTGATGACACGCAAAATACCTGGCCTAGAATTATCAATGATCCTGTCAAACGTAAAGGTCATGTTATGATGGATTTATGTGCGCCATCAGGtgaacttgaaaaatggaCAGTTTCTCGGTCGTTTTCCAAACAAATATACCATGATGCTAGGAAGAGTAAAAAAGGTGATTTATGGGCTTCAGGGGCCAAAACACAGATTAAAGGACTGGGAGACCTGAATGTTAAGAAATTCCAGAAactagaaaaggaaagaatcaagcaattgaagaaggaagaacGTCAAAAGGCTAGAAAGATTATGGAATCTTATAACGAATTGGAGGACTCCCTTCAATTTGATGATCACCAGTTTTCGAACTTCGAGGTGATGAAGGAATTGTCCACTTTCCATGGTCACCATTTTTCACAAcatgtaaataaaaaatga